ACCAGCCATGACGGATAATACCCATTCTTTGCAAGGCGAACTGAGTGAAGAACTTCCGCGTGAAGTGCGGGTCGCTCAGCTCCAGAACACCGTTGAAACCCTGCACATTGCCGATGAGATTGCGCGCCAGGGATACCTCATTACCAGTTCAGAACTGGCAGATTTAATGGATGTGAACGCCAGTGCCGTCACCAGCCGAGGCGATAACTGGGTCTGGCGAAACTGGGTGGTGTCGCGGGTGCGGCGGGAAGGAAACCAAATTTTGTGGCAACTGGAGCGGGTGGATTGAGGGGCGATCGCTCTTGCCAGATGCCAAATGTTAAACCAGAGTCAGAATCGGCTCCCGGTGGTATGGAGACTTCGGTATGATTAGAGATTGCAACGGTTTATAGGGTAGAGTCCATGCCTGCCCTAGACTGACCACCGCGAACATCTCATCTGTACACCACTGCACCAGGAGAATCCACCTTGCCTACCTTGGGGGTCAATATTGACCATATTGCAACCATCCGTCAGGCTCGTCGAACCGTTGAGCCTGACCCAATTGCAGCGGCTGTTCTTGCGGAACTCGCTGGAGCCGATGGCATTACCGCCCATCTGCGGGAAGATCGTCGGCATATCCAGGATCGAGATATTTATCTCCTCCGCCAAACGGTTCGTACCCATCTCAATCTCGAAATGGCGGCAACGGATGAGATGGTGGCGATCGCCTTGGATGTTAAGCCGGATTATGTGACCCTGGTTCCCGAACGCCGGGAAGAAGTCACGACCGAAGGCGGGCTAGATGTTGCCGGACAGCAACGCCGCATGACGGATGTGGTCACGGCATTACAAAACGCAGGCATTCCGGTTAGCCTGTTCATTGATGCCGATCCGGCCCAGATCGAA
Above is a window of Synechococcales cyanobacterium T60_A2020_003 DNA encoding:
- a CDS encoding pyridoxine 5'-phosphate synthase encodes the protein MPTLGVNIDHIATIRQARRTVEPDPIAAAVLAELAGADGITAHLREDRRHIQDRDIYLLRQTVRTHLNLEMAATDEMVAIALDVKPDYVTLVPERREEVTTEGGLDVAGQQRRMTDVVTALQNAGIPVSLFIDADPAQIEASAQTQAQFIELHTGRYADAKDDATRHHELKLLDEGCQRAIAAGLRVNAGHGLTYWNTYAIACIPGMEELNIGHTIISRAALVGMERAVREMKAVIRGEV